The genome window AACCAGGCTTCACTTACACACAAAGCCTATAAAATGTAGGGGGAAATGGAGCTTGGCTAAAAGAGAACTGACATGAAATCTGAAACATTGCTGACCTTATTTATCTGCTACAGTGACGgcttttggtctttttttatgtatgcTCCTTGTGGCCTTTGTTGATCTTTGTGCATCAAGGCAggcattttaacatgtcaaAGCACAGGTGCGATTAATAATACTAATTATGGCTGAATCCTATTTATACCACTTTCAGACAGCAGACACGTGAATGACACGGGTGTACTCCCATTCATGACAGCGGTCACCCTGCTTCTCACTGCTTGCAGGCTCCAGTCTGCTGTGTAGCTCATACACTTCACTGATGAACCTGAGAATTAGCACAcactctatttctctctctcacatacttTTTGTCAGTGAGTCCGTTACAGCATATTGCtccaccatgacaaaaaaatatttgctcagTTTCTCGATATAACAAAACGTTCTCAATTTAATGAGAaaaccttttcattttctctttataacaagaaaaacaacccGTTATATTATGCAAGTTATGCAGCACATTGCTGCTCTTTATGTGCTGATTTCTTTTCTGGTATACAACTGGTCCTCATGTTCTGAATAATCACAGACAGGATGGTAATATTCTAAGGGAGAACTGTGTGCTCACTACTTTTCACTCACTGTTAATGAAGAACTGCTAAAGTACAGATGTCAGTCTGTATTTTAGCACAACAAAGCACTGCTTGAACTGCTTTTCACTTTCCATGTAACTTAACTGCTGTTGCATGTGTGCTGCCAtggttacatacagtatacgcTGTTTATGCAGATCACTTTCTTGACAATTCAAATCCAATATTCATTTACACCCCAATTAAATATGGAAAGGTTACTGATTAAATGGGGGGTGAGGGTAAATAGCTGTCTACATGAGCAGTTAGTATCATCTTTACTTAGCTCTGACTGTCATTTCCCAGAGATGTGACCACAATAGCAAAGAAAACATAAGATGAATGTATATCACAACATTATGTAGAAAAAGTCAGATGCCAGTGACTGTGATGTTCTACTTCCATAGTATCTACCTTTTAGTAGTGATCTTCCTGCCGTTGATGATCTTGGTGGAGGTGGATACAGAGCGGAAGTTGCCCatgcctccacctccaccaccacctcccccaaaggaggaggaggagaaggaggtaAAGCCTCCACTTCCCAGACTGCCCATAGTTGTCATGTGACCCATGTGACCCATATGACCCATGGTGTTCATGGAGCCAAAAGAACCAAAGCCTAAGATGAAGAGGACAGAGAAAGTCTCATTTCAACTGTTGACAGGCTCATTCTGAGCTGGTAAAATGCAACATcttatgttatttttgtttattctttgGTGGATTTCTTACCTGGATCAAAAGGTGAGAAGCCAGCACCAAAGGGAGGAAACCCAACAAAGCCCCCAAAAAATGAGCCGCCCGTCCGGCTGCGATTTGCCCGACTTTGGTGCCGTCGCCCACTGCCAAAAAATGGATCATCACTAAATGGATCTGCACCTGAGTGatcagagcagaggagagacaggtggtggaggggggggggacaaaacTTGAGCAGGAAATTGGAAACATTAAGGCAGGCAGAAGCTTTTCTAATCTGCATTTTGGCTTAAAAACACCAGCATACTTAATGTTGGACCAATTTATTTACATATGAGTAGAAGGATGTACCAAAAAAGTCTGCAAATGGGTCTCTGCCTCCAAAGAATTCCCTGAAGACGTCCTCTGGGTTGCGGAATGTGAATGGTTCGTGGAAATGGTCTCCATTGTGGAAATGGCCCcctgaaacatcatcatcatcatcatcatgtcaatgaaaactggtgttattttcatccatccattcccATCTCCATCTGTTCCATTCAACGTCAAACTATGCTTCTGCTGCAGTGTTCAAACACCAGCAGCCAACACTGGCAGGACTGGACACACTCCCTCAGGTGACCCGTCAGTAGTTATAGTTGATGGAACTTTTGATGGATCTTTTCTAAGTATGACTGACAGACCCCATTTTACTTTCACAGATATCTTAACTAATATATAacgtttttttatttatttattttatctgccATCACTGAATCTTCCCAGTAAAACATTCTGTAATTCTTCCATAAGGCCATATTCCGACCAAATCTGGTGTTGCGGCACACTGccgcagggttgtgtggaggtttgTGGGGGTGTGGGCTTGTTTGTGCTCTACAACATAACTGCTGTGAGACAATCAGACAATAACgctttattgatctgattcactagctttctcgctaccaccacttcctctcttcattcactctctagctcgctcaacaacagctgctctctctctctcctgcatgTACTCTCagatccctctttctctttttctcatctttttaaaaatcagtcaagaagccgacagcaaagtataactttacttttaatgttatcaaacaaagagaaatgtcctcccctcctcctagtaATGTCTGCAGCCTAAACGcaactacccccattcaaatgaatgggaggactggcgttttcgctgcaccgcctgatttggtctgaatatggccttaGACACAGGTTTTCTGCTGGAATAAACTGTAAATGAGTCCTGTTTAATAACAGAGCTGTGTGCAGCTGATGAACTTATACTTTCATCTGAAGTCTGTTAAATCTGATCCATAGTCAAAATCAAtcttacatacagtacatgcatctGTGCTCAGCTAAGACATTATTAATGCTACTGGTAAGTTTTGAGCTTTTCTAAAAGGAGCGCTTACCTCTTCCTCCGTTGTTCCCTGTGAGTCCTTCTTTGCCATAGCGATCATATATGCTCCTCTTGTTGACTGCAAGGGGAAATTGAAAAAATCTCAATGTAGAACAACAAGAGAGAATACAACCAATAAGTCAAATGCATGAGGGATACTGTGTTTCATTTGAACTCAGACCCTGTGTTATCTATTAGCTTCATCCCATAACCTACTGTGCAGTATTTCACTGCTTTCTGTTGTACATTTGCAGGCTTGTACAGAAAGTTGTGATACAAACCATCTGACAGGACTTCATAAGCCTCTGACAGCTCCTTGAACTTCTTCTCGGCCTCTTCTTTGTTCTCTGGGTTTTTATCGGGGTGCCACCTCAGGGCCAGTTTTCTGTACCTGCATGAGGACAGAGGGAAGATGATGGTTGCTAAATAGGACTCTactgttacaaataaaatactgtgcttattaacattttatctaGCTGTCATGATACTGCTACCTGCTGAAGCCGAGACAGAGCAAAAGGGCGATTTTGTTTCTGTAACCCCAGCTATAATTTTCTCACCTTGTCATTAACTGTAGAACTTAAACCACACAGTTTTTAAATCATGCGTGGACGTCTGTGCTTTTTGGTCCTGTCATATTGTAgtatttgttgttctgtttcatATTGACTGGctcatttttatgtcatttattcaGTGCACCCGACTTTTGCAGgtgtttttaaatcattataTGAATAAAGTGTCAAACGCATAGCTATTCCATGCCAGACCACGCGTTGCAAATGCCTTCAAAATCCCTCAAGTGGCTTTTTTGTTGTTCCATCAacactataataataatgataataataataataataatgataatgagtTGTAGCATTCATATCTTTTTATCCTTAACTGTATGGTGCCAAACATTGTAATTCAACTACTATTCAGTTGTTTTATGCCCCTGACATTATAATCCCTAagattttcattatcaatcagCATTCAAGAGTATGCTATTTATGCTTCAGCTATTGCTGAAAAATTCTGGGACTTACAGGCAACAATGCAGCATTAATGTTACTGTCTGTAACATTATCAGTTTGCATATGGGGCATGACACTGAATGTCAGCATTAGCTGATAGTAAAATAGCAGCAGGTTGTAAAGATGCTGTGAATCTTTTTACATCTTCTAAGTGTTGGCAAAGACAAAGTAACTTTATTTTGGATACAGCTATGATATAAACCCtgtgaaaaatgttgtcattATGCAGTATCAACAATGATGCTTTTGGTATGTGGAATTTTGTTCACGTGCTGCAACCGGCTGTTAATTCAAGTCTGCATAAGCAGCATgtgccattgtgtgtgtgtgttgaactgGCACTATGCTGTTAAGTTATTGTGAAGCAGCCAGAGGAAACAGTGTATTTGACACAGAGATTAGTGCTACTTTGCTGTTCAGTAAAAAtgactccacacacacagcaaaagttttctgtgtatttgttgCTAAATATTGCAAGTTACTGACCACAGTGAGCTGTCAAATAAAGAGGGCTTGATTTCTAGCCATAGGGGTCCATACATGTGTCATTTCCAACAAAACTGAGAGGCACTTGCTGTTATCACAGGTGTcaccaaatcaaccaggacGGAAATCTGAAGGAGTAGAACTTAAAAAGCCTCTTGTAACGGGTGttacagatgaacatttaattaCATTGGGTCCTCATACCTTACTGTATTCTGCAATTCCAATGTTAACGGGGAGGTtcatcacaaataaaataaagaatgtGAAAGCAAATTCATGTTATATTTGTAATAAATAGCTTCATTATGGACAATCCTTCAGAGTGTTTCCCCTGTATTCATTCAGCAGTGGCACACCACCGCTGCAGAACTGTGAGCGCTGCTGCAAAAAATTTCATACAATCGTTAATATCAacgggctactaatgattttcactcacacactgcgAGCACAATAACAGCCTACGTTATTGccgaattgttttgagtcatcctccctctcttcgtAATGTGAGTGTGTAAAGTGAGCgtgcagagcagaggaaaaggtttgcagtaaatgtacagtacaggctacagtgtgtccattaataaatgctgcagctcctcatgACCAAAAAAATACTCGTCTATGaaagggggttagccccgaagttagcaacaacgcaTTAACCCAACCTGACCacgctcacttaaggtggactgacctttaaggtggaccagcaattctcattttagtgtgaATCTCTAGCCGCTCTTTAACTAGAGAACTAGGGGGGGAGCGCCATCCCCTGCCgccccaaagcagtcaacctaggggaaaacactatatatgtataaatgatttgttgttgGCAATAAGCTTAACAGTGTTGAGTCTTACTTTAACCCTGTTAGATGAAAGACCTGAAAAATGTGTGGAATGCTCATAAataggttttttaaaaatgtcaatgaagGTGTGTGTGCTCATGAGGAACATCAATGAACACACAGGGGATCAAACTAGACACAGGAAGCCCTGCCCTTCACTCTCCAGAGCTGCAGATTGATTACTGACCCCGGTTAGTTTGAGCTCATTCAGTAGTTTCATTGTTAATGAACTTTCAGAGAAAAGGTAAGCAGCCAATAGAGGGTCATTCATTAGTGGAACGGCAGGCAGCGAGGGCTTTTTAGAGGGCAGCAAGGTGAAAGCATCACTGGGGAGATTTCTGCTTTACTGTTTCAGAGCATCAAAACTTAAGTGAGGATTAGGATGGAGGAATAAACATGTCAAACTTATCAACTGACGATTTCTTTATGTCATCTGCAGAAGCATCTCTCCGTACTCCTAAAACCTGGTAGTAGTCCACCATGATGAGTGGATGAAGGGAGGAACTTCAATAAACTTGAAGAACCTGAAAGAATAAAACAGAGGCTGCTGATTACTGTCACACATAACAGAAGCTTTAAATGACATCTGACAGTCAAATGTCTACACTGATGTCAGTATTGTGAGCCACTCTGGTTTAGAGTTCCAGAAACTAATCACAAAATGATTGTCATAAACGATTACAGTACACAGCatcaaaaaaaagatttacaatATTATAACTGACAATATCTAGTCATAAATATCTGCTGAGATGTGATTATAAACAACAGAGtttgcagacagaaacagagagcagTTTCACACGACAAGAGTTTGATCTGATTTAAAGCACAAGATTCATTTCACTGAGCATTGCTGGTATTACTGGTATTACTGGATACTGTGCTAAGAACTTTTTCATGCTttataaaattgaattaaagtagatttaatgtgtttttttgacactgataaacagaaaaagatCATTTAATTTCAAAGTGAACACAGATTCCTCCAGAGTGATCTAGACTAATTACATAAGATTAGATTCATATAAAACTTGTTTGCATGAGTATTAGGGATGTCAGTTTTGGTTCATTTTGCTTTCAACAGACTGAAATTACaatacaaaattatttgtattcgaataaaagtatAGTTTTAGAAAttttaagtgttacaataagtgttcatgaataaacaagcttacgaaggaggtcccctcaccaggtcttgaactggagtctcccagatcataaaCGACTGTGCTAACTACTGAGCTAAAGCTCATCAacaactttactcatcacctctaCCCATTTCTATACctataacacagagacagcacagcatgtaatgagtagggaggaacttcaaaggtgattattgctttgtacttttcatttattgcctattttttacaatctaaatttgtggaaaagagaaggggatcaacaggttatggagagtccattgtgtcagtagctcagctttatctctggggaacacccccaactacaggagtgattaaaaaaaaattaaaaaaataaataaaaataatccaaaTTAGAtgatgtgtgtcatgtagcaggttgatgtaacagcagagaagaggagagagactgcaATGACAATGATAAAgataatgcaacactctgtgtAGAAGTCGGTTTTACACTggtactttatccattcaaaaagaatatctgatggtGAACACGTAACTGTCTAGCCATCAGTGGAGTGTGTATGCTAATTAATCTATAGACTGACAGGGGTCAAAAATATTCCTGGCAGTTAACTGTTGACATCCCTAATGAGTATTCATCCCCCCCAAGTCAGTATTTAGTAGATGCATCTCTGGCAACAATTACACCTTTGATAGGTCTCTCTCCAGCATTGCCAACATTTTCCCTCATAAAGGACCTAGCAGTGCAAAGGCCCAATTGTATTTACAGGAATTATCAGGGCCCGAACACAAAAGTGCGAAGAACCTACTGTTTTTgaagagattattattatttgggcCTGAGTACAAAAATGCCAGGGGCCCAAGGGTCCCTTATTACTTACTTATTGGCTTGTGACCCATTATAGTCTACTACTACTGTCATGGACTTGAATGTCTATGAGCTGGGTGATGTTCTCTGATCGGACTATAGCAGTTTACAAATTTTGgaattttttcctcttttttgctATCTTACTATCATatccccaggttgggaaccactggagtAAAGCATTGTGCaaaatgaagtgtaaaaacagaaatgcgCATGGTTATGCGTTTACCAAAGGGTCCTTTGTGGCAGCTGCCACAGCACTGCCACTGTTTGAGCCCAGCCTTGCTGAGAATGTGACAGAGACTCTGGTTCACCGTGTCTTTTCAGTTTGAACAGTGTCCAGAAGGAAGGAAGTGGAACTCTATCTTGAGTGAGCGATATCGACATTCAAGAACCAAATCAGACATATTGATGAGTATTTTAGAGTCAATACTTCCAATACAACCAGTACTACACACTATGGAGAAACAGCTTTGATAAGATTATAAATGTGAATCTTCTTCAAACATAAGCCACTATGCTTACAGCCATCAAATgcattttcttcaggaaatgcttctctcattgtgttttctgtctgagcACAGCAGTATGGATGCTCCACATTGACATATTTAAGTGACCAATAACCGATAAGACTAGCAACTGAGTTATGCCTGATTTATTAGTACACATTACAATTTTAAAGGTCAAATATATCGTAACTTAAGCTTTAAGAAATGTAAGACCTGAACATTTAAACAGAAACGTAGACCTGACCTCCATCCCGCCTGTCTGAGCTCTGAGTGACGCTAGCTTGTTTATCTCTATGACCCTGAATGGCTGCTGCTAGTTACCTGGCtaacatgaatgaaaacagcatcAGCGTTAGGGGAAGTTATTTACTGCACGGCTTGAAGCTATAGTATGCCCAGCAATTCCCAATAACGAATATAACCTCTGAAAAGCTTTTGTTCGTGGCAGTGGGTGCTGCTCACCTTAGCGAATCTAACGTAAGCTGGTTAGAGCGTTAGCTTAGCTCTGCTCAACAGTAAACATCATTAGTCACATCAGCTGTTCTGTCAAAACAGTCTTACCCAATTCAAGTCCAGGCTTCCGTGATCTCAGGAGACGTGTAGGGCAGATAGGCAGTCTGTTATTTAGGTTGTGATAGAGGCTAAACAAGTTTATTCATGCCCAGTAGTCTGTAGATTCTTAGATTAAACGCAACGTCCTGTTACTGCCTTCTTCTTCACGTTATTCTTGTTTTCATGGCGGTTTATTTCAGCTCACAGAGGCAATACCGCCACCTATCAGACAGACTGTCGCAAAGGACACAATATATACCGAGTGTATTATCTGTAAATAACTATCAGACCCAAtctaattctctctctctttctcaaaaCATTGATTAACACTGAGCAGGTGGCAGAAGATACTAAAGTTCGTATTGCAGTCAGTGTTGGTCAAGTTACTGAAAATTAGTAATTAG of Thunnus thynnus chromosome 12, fThuThy2.1, whole genome shotgun sequence contains these proteins:
- the LOC137193570 gene encoding dnaJ homolog subfamily B member 6-like, with product MVDYYQVLGVRRDASADDIKKSYRKLALRWHPDKNPENKEEAEKKFKELSEAYEVLSDVNKRSIYDRYGKEGLTGNNGGRGGHFHNGDHFHEPFTFRNPEDVFREFFGGRDPFADFFGADPFSDDPFFGSGRRHQSRANRSRTGGSFFGGFVGFPPFGAGFSPFDPGFGSFGSMNTMGHMGHMGHMTTMGSLGSGGFTSFSSSSFGGGGGGGGGMGNFRSVSTSTKIINGRKITTKRIVENGQERVEVEEDGQLRSLTINGKEQLLRLEHK